A genomic segment from Segniliparus rotundus DSM 44985 encodes:
- a CDS encoding DUF3558 domain-containing protein produces MSRRALAAALALVAAAATGCGPGSGGAGPTNTTVREQEADPYENLMHECELINEKEMLDVLGMKARFQTFNGAVCRWNVMGGSSALEVTFYWFETGTLDREKETLDFLKYDNQWRDFDGSKGIIAHPAGDASICGSVAKSQTEGIIGWWVQPVFGSGGDSCDSATKLMIKALNTRA; encoded by the coding sequence ATGAGCCGCCGAGCACTGGCAGCCGCTTTGGCGCTGGTGGCCGCGGCGGCCACCGGTTGCGGACCCGGGTCGGGCGGGGCGGGCCCCACGAACACCACGGTGCGCGAGCAAGAGGCCGACCCGTACGAGAACCTCATGCACGAGTGCGAGCTGATCAACGAGAAAGAGATGCTCGACGTGCTCGGCATGAAGGCCAGGTTCCAGACGTTCAACGGCGCGGTGTGCCGGTGGAACGTCATGGGCGGCTCGTCCGCGTTGGAGGTGACTTTTTATTGGTTCGAGACGGGGACTCTGGACCGGGAGAAAGAAACCTTGGATTTCCTCAAATACGACAACCAGTGGCGGGACTTCGACGGCTCCAAAGGCATCATCGCCCACCCGGCTGGCGACGCGTCGATCTGCGGTTCGGTCGCGAAATCGCAGACCGAGGGCATTATCGGCTGGTGGGTGCAACCGGTCTTCGGGTCCGGCGGCGACTCATGCGACAGCGCGACCAAGCTCATGATCAAGGCGCTCAACACCCGGGCCTGA
- a CDS encoding DUF3558 domain-containing protein, with amino-acid sequence MIAEQHELHQRRWRALPTFFTGVVFLAGCAGVLAGCAGGGAKTPAGGDRQAGPAKPNGPMFAECAGLTPQEVAQKLGAASARVQFRNSVTCQWTVAGSMQASFTWYRGSPIGREESWEGKTRDDVQRITIRGYPGFLIHQQDQNLCELGADFGNDFIEWSVELGRRGSGQNDCEGTRQLAELTIDRAKQ; translated from the coding sequence ATGATTGCCGAGCAGCACGAACTCCACCAGCGCCGCTGGCGCGCGCTCCCGACATTTTTCACGGGCGTGGTTTTCCTCGCCGGTTGCGCAGGGGTCCTCGCCGGTTGCGCCGGCGGCGGTGCGAAAACCCCTGCCGGCGGCGACAGGCAGGCGGGTCCGGCGAAGCCGAACGGGCCGATGTTCGCCGAATGCGCCGGGCTCACGCCGCAAGAGGTCGCCCAAAAGCTCGGGGCGGCGAGCGCCAGGGTGCAATTCCGCAATTCGGTGACCTGCCAATGGACCGTGGCCGGTTCCATGCAGGCTTCGTTCACCTGGTACCGGGGCAGCCCGATCGGGCGTGAGGAGTCGTGGGAGGGCAAGACCAGGGACGACGTCCAGCGCATCACGATCCGCGGCTACCCTGGCTTTTTGATCCACCAGCAAGACCAGAACCTCTGCGAGCTCGGCGCGGACTTCGGCAACGATTTCATCGAGTGGTCCGTGGAGCTCGGCAGGCGCGGCTCCGGCCAAAACGACTGCGAAGGGACGCGCCAGCTCGCAGAACTGACCATAGATCGGGCGAAGCAATGA